CACTGCATGCCGAGGTGCACGAGTGGAATGGCGGCGGCCACCACGGCCGCGACCGGCAGCGGCAGGAGCAGGACGCTCTGCGAGACGAGCACGACGAGGAGCAGGACGGCGCCGACCGCCGCGCCCGAGAGCGTGAACACGGTGAACCCGAGCGGCAGCTGCACAGCGACGAACGCCACCGCCCACCAGACCGAGCGCCCCTCGACGAAGCGGAACCCGAAGATCGCGAGCACGGAGTAGGCGAGCCCGACGAGCAGGGTCGGCACCGGCTGCTGCTCGAAGCTCGCGGAGCCGAGCGGCAGCGTCGCGTACGCGACGACGGTGAGGATGGCCAGGGCCCATTGCACCGTTCAACTGTGGGGGACACAGTGAGCGGGGTCAACCATCCCGATCGGAGGATGATGGATGCATGCCCGCTGCCCACCGTCCTGGTCTTCGGATCGGCTCCGGACTCACGATCCCCGAGTCTGAGCTGTCTTGGCGGTTCTCGCGGTCATCCGGTCCCGGCGGGCAAGGCGTGAACACTGCCGACTCCCGAGCGGAACTCGTGTGGGATGTGGCCGGCTCGGCCGTCCTCTCTCCGTTCCAGCGGGAGCGACTGCTCGAGCGTCTGAGCAGTCGCCTTGTCGACGGAGTACTGACGATCACCGCATCCGAGCACCGCGCGCAATTGCGCAACAGGAATGCTGCGCGTGCTCGGCTCGCCGCTGTCGTGGCCGACGCTCTGCGGCCGCCGTCACCGTCGCGACGACCGACGCGTCCGAGTCGCGGTGCCAAGGAAAGGCGCTTGGAAGCGAAGAAGCGGCGCACCGACGTCAAGCGACTGCGTCGCCCACCTCACGACTGACCGCCGAGGTGGCACGCTTGGACGGGAGGACGCCGTCAACCTGCGCCGGCTTCGCCCGTTTGGGATCCTCAAACGGACGGCTCATGTGAGGATCCGCTTGCGCTCGGCAGGGCAAGCGCCGACGCTCATATTGTGGATAGCAGGGTGTGCATACGAACCGCGGGTCCGGCGGATGCGATCGGGCTGGCCCGGCTGAAGGAAGCCTGGGCGGATCTTCCGAGTCCCGCGACCGACGCGGAGCGGACCGAGTTCGCTGGTTCGCTCGCTCGATGGATGCAGGAGCGGGGCGACAGCGTGATCTGCCAGGTTGCGGAGCTCGAGGGGGCGCTCATCGGGATGGCATGGCTCATCGTGTTCGAGCGAGTGCCGGACATCCGAAACAGACAGCGGCGCACAGGAGACATCCAGAGCGTGTTCGTGCAGCCGAGTCATCGAGCTCGCGGAATAGGCAGTCAATTGATCCGCACATTGACCGTCGTCGCTGACGATCTCGGCATCCCACGAGTTACGGTGAGCGCCAACTCGCAGGCCCTCGCCATCTATCAAGCCCTCGGCTTCGTCGAGACGCCGTTTCTGCTTGAACGACGGGCGCGGGCCATGTCGTCGCGCTGAACGATCGCTTTGCGGATCAGCCCGCTCTCGTGAGTGACGGGCCAGCAGCAGTCGGTGCCACACTTAAGTCATGGGTGAACCGAAGACGGTGCCGACGGATGCGGACGTGCACCAGTTCCTCGACGCGGCCGCGACTGCCCGCCGCCGTGAGGAAGGGCTTCGGCTCGCCGAGATCTTCGGCGAGGTCACGGGCACGGATCCGGTCATGTGGGGTCCCACGATGGTGGGATACGGCAGCTTCCGCTACATCTCGCGGGCGAACCCGCGCACGCGCGGGAACTGGTTCAAGACCGGGTTCTCGCCCCGCAAGGCGCAGTTGACGTTCTACGGACTGAACGACCTGCCGGAGGCCACCGCACTGCTTCCGAAGCTGGGCACTTTCACGGAGGGCGTCAGCTGCGTGTACGCCAAGAAGCTCGACGACCTCGATCTCGAGGTGCTGCGCCAGCTGATCGCGATCGCGTGGTCACGGGCAGACGACCCCGAAGCGACGTCGTGAGGACGCCTCGGGCGCCCTCGACCGAACACCGGTAGGGCGCACCTGATCAGCGCGGATCGTCGCCGGTGGGAGCCGAATTCGGGGCCTCACGCCCCGATCGACGCGTCGCGGGGGAGCAGCAGGTCGAAGCGGCATCCGCCGGGCACATTGCGCACCGAGACCTCGCCGCGGTGCGCGCTCATGATGCCCTTGACGATCGCGAGGCCGAGGCCGAGGCCGGCGCCGCCGCTAGATCGGGTGTCCTCGAGTGAGGGTGTGCGCGCCTTCGAGCCACGCCAGGCGGGTTCGAACACGCGGTCGAGGTCGGCCTCGTCGATGCCGCCGCCCGCATCGATGACCGAGACCATCGCCCGGTCGTCGACGAGATCGACGGCGACCGTGATGGGCGAGCCCTGCGGGGTGTGCTGGATCACGTTCATGAGCAGGTTGCCGATCGCCCGCGAGAGCTGTCGCGGGTCGGCCATCACGACGAGCTCTTGCGCGAGCGGCGCCTCGACGCGGATCTCGCGCCCTTGCGACGCGGGCCGCAGGTCGGCGACCGTGTCGCTCACGATGTCGTAGAGCGACACCTCCTTGAGTGAGAGGCGCAGCGCGTCGGAGTCGATCTTCGAGAGCTCGAAGAGGTCGTCGACCATGCTCGAGAGCTGGTCGACCTGCATGCGCATCTGGCGGTGATAGCGGGCGGGATCGGCCGCGATGCCGTCTTCGAGGGCCTCGGCCATCGCACGGATGCCGGAGAGCGGTGTGCGCAGGTCGTGCGAGATCCACGCGACGAGCTCCCGGCGGGAGGCCTCTATGCGCTGCTCGCGCTCGCGGGACTCGGCGAGCTTCGCGCTCGTCGCCACGAGCTCGTCGGCGAGCGCGTTGAGCTCGCTGTTCGAGTACCGGCCCGCCGACTCGAGCCGCTCGCCCGCGCCGATGCGACGCGCAGCGAGCGAGAGCAACCGCGAGTTGCGCGCGACGAGCCACCCCAGTACGGCGACGAGCACGAGCGACACGACCCCCGAGATCGCCGAGACGGCGATCGCGACCGTGAGGTCGTGCTCCGAGAGGTACATCTGGTTCGCGGCGCCGACCATGCTCGCGACGACCGACACGATCGCGGCGAGCACGAGCACGCACACCTGCACGACGACCGACGTTCGCCGCAGCATCAGCAGCGCCAGGAGCGCGAGCCCGCCGACGACGGCAGTCGTCGTGAGCGCGACGACCGCCACCGCGACGAGATCAGACCACGGCATCGGAGACACCGCCCATCGTGAATCGATAGCCGACGCCCCAGACGGTCGTCAGCAAGACGGGCGAGCGCGGGTCGCGTTCGATCTTCTCCCGCAAGCGGCGCACGTGCACCGTCACCGTCGAGAGGTCGCCGTAGGTCCAGCCCCACACGGTTCGCAGCAGCTCCTCACGGCTGAAGACCTGGTTCGGATGCTTCAGCAGGAACTCGAACAGGTCGAACTCGCGCGCCGTCAGGGCCAGCTCGACGCCCGCCCGGGTCGCGACGTGCGCCGACGGGTCGAGGCGGAACTCGCCGTACTCGAGCACGGACTCGGGCGTGAACTCCCCGATCGACCGGCGGAGCACCGACTGCACCCGCAAGACGAGCTCGCGCGTCGAGAACGGCTTCGAGAGGTAGTCGTCGGCACCCGCCTCGAGACCCGCGATGCGATCGTCTTCGGACCCGAGAGCCGTGAGCAGGATGACCGGGGTCGACATGCGTTCGCGAAGCCGCCGGAACACCTCGAGTCCGTCGATGCCGGGCAGCATGCGGTCGAGCACGATGAGGTCGGGTGCGACCCGCTCGGCGGCCTCGAGTGCGGCGAATCCGTCGCTCGCCTCCTCGACCACGAAGCCCGTGGCGCGCAGGTAGCTCGACGCGACCTCGGCGACCGTCGGATCGTCGTCGACGAGGAGCACTCGACGGCCCACGAGATCTTCATTGCCGATCGACGACGGCGGAAGGTGAGGCACGTTCACAGACTACGACCGCCCTGCGGAGGCGGCGCCTCGCATCGGCGAATCGTTCGCGTTCCGTAAGACCTGCGCCCGGTCAGGCGTCGAGGTCGACGATGCCGCGCAGGTAGACCTCGAGCTCGTCGGCCATGTCGACGCCGTCTCGGTCGAGCAGCCACTGCACCTGGAGGCCGTCCATGAGCGCGACCGTGGCACGGGCGGCGCTCTCGGGGCGCAGCCCTGGTCGCAGGATGCCGCGCTCTGCGCAGCGGGCGAAATTGTGCGTGAGCCTGCTGACGGTGAGATCGTAGCGACCGACGAAGTAGTCATGAGCCGGATGATCGGGCGAGGTTCCCTCGGCTGAGAGTGTGCAGTACAGCTCGACCACCCCGGGTACCGAGGCGTTGTAGCGGGCGAGGGTGATGAGGCCGCGGATCGGCTCGAGCGGATCCGCGGCATCGAACGGCACCATCTCCATGGCGTGCTCGTCGCGGAGTTCGAGCACGGCCGCGAGGAGCGCGCTCTTGTTCGGGAAGTGATGCAGCAGCCCGGCCTCGCTCATGCCGACGTGGCTCGCCATCTCGCGCAGCGAACCGGCCCGGTACCCGCCTTTGGCGAACACCGCGAGCGCGGCCTCGAGGATCGCGGCCCGCTTCATGCCGGTCTTGGCATACGAGCCTCGCGGCTTGTTCCGCCCGGTCGTGGCAGTGGCCTTGTTCACTACGCCCTCCTGCTCAATCTCGACGAGCCTAACCGCCGCGTGTGGCGGGGCATCCGTCGGCCCGTCGAAGATCATCGTGTCACGCTCTGAAATAAAAACCTAGTGGTCACTCGGGTTTCATGGTAACTTCTCGTCTCACGAGGCGATCCGCAGGGGTATCGCCGCCGACCAAGAGGACCGAAGATGCTCCGATGGAGAACCGCCACAGCAGCTGTCGCCATCACCGCCGCACTCGCACTGTCGAGCTGCGCCGCTGATACGGGATCCACCCAAGGGGGAGGAGGCACGCTCACGCTCGGTGCCATCGTCGCGCCGACGACGTTCGACCCCGCCGGTTCGGAATGGGGCAACCGCGCCCCCTTCTACCAGGCGGTGTACGACACCCTCCTGCTCGCCACGTCCGAGGGTGAGATCGAGCCGTTCCTGGCCGAGTCGTTCGAGTACAACGACGACAACACCGTGCTGACCCTCACGATCCGCGACGACGTCACCTTCACGGATGGCTCCAAGCTCGACGCCGATGTCGTGAAGCAGAACCTCGAGCGGTTCCAGACCGGCACGTCTCCCGACGCCGGGTACTTCGCGGGCATCACTTCGGTCGAGGCACCCGACGCCACGACCGTGGTCATCACCCTCGCGGCGCCCGACCCCGCGATGCTGAACTACCTCACCCGCGACCCGGGGCTGATCGCGAGTGCCGAGGCACTTGCCGACCCCGACTCGCTCGCCACCGACCCGGTCGGCTCGGGCCCGTACGTGCTCGACACTGCGGCGACCGTCACCGGAACGAGCTACACGTACACGAAGAACCCCGACTACTGGAACCCCGACCTCCAGCACTACGACACCCTCACGATCAACGTGCTCGCCGATGCCACGGCAGGCCTGAACGCGATCAAGGCCGGGGAGGTCAACGGCATCAAGCTCGCGAGCAACGACAACCTCGCCGAGGTCGAAGGCGCCGGCTGGACCGTCAATGCCAACGAACTCGACTTCCAGGGCCTCCTCCTGCTCGACCGCGCCGGCACCATGAGCGAACCGCTCTCCGACGTGCGCGTGCGCCAGGCCATCAACTACGCGTTCGACCGCGAGGCGCTGCTCACCGCGCTGCAGAGCGACCACGGCACCGTCACCGGCCAGGTCTTCCCCGAGTCGAGCCCGGCGTTCGACCCGGCGCTCGACGAGCGCTACCCCTATGACCCCGAGAAGGCCAAGGACCTGCTCGCGGAGGCGGGCTACGCCGACGGGTTCACACTCTCGATGCCGAGCTCCACGGTGCTCGGCTCGACCACCTACACGCTCCTCAGCCAGCAGCTCGCCGACATCGGCATCACGGCGGAGTACACCGACCCGGGCAACAACTTCATCGCCGACCTGCTCGCGCCGAAGTTCCCCGCGTCGTTCATGGCACTCGAGCAGAACCCCGACTGGCAGCTCATCCAGTTCATGATCGCCCCGAACTCCGTATTCAACCCGTTCAAGTACGCGGATCCGCAGGTCGACGAGTACCTCGCCCAGATCCAGGCGGGCGACGAGGCCACCCAGGCCGAGGTGGCCAAGCAGCTCAACGAGTACATCGTCGAGCAGGCCTGGTTCGCCCCGTTCTACCGCGTGCAGAACAGCGTCCCGACCGACGCCAACACGAGCGTCGAGATGATGCCGACGAACGTGTACCCGGCCATCTACGACTTCCAGCCGAAGGGCTGACGAAGTCTCCCGGCCCGTCCTGGAAGACCAGGGCGGGCCGGGTCCCACCGCGGGCCTCGGGCCCGGCCCGTTCCGACAACCACGGAGTACCCATGCTGCCATTCGTGTTGCGCCGCCTCGCATCGGGCGTCGTGCTCGTGTTCGTGATCTCGGTGATCGCGTACGCGCTCCTCTACCTCGGCGGCGGTGACATCGCCCGCCGCATCCTCGGCCAGAACGCGACCGACGACGTCGTCGCGCAGAAGGCCGCCGATCTCGGCCTCGACCAGCCGCTGCTCACCCAGTACTTCGACTGGCTCACCTCGGCGTTCGGCGGCGACCTCGGCCGCTCGTGGTTCACGGGCCAGCTCGTGGCGGTCAGCGTCTCGAGCCGGCTCGCCGTCACCCTCTCGATCGTGATCGGCGCGACGATCATCGCGGCGATCGTCGCGGTCGTGCTCGGTGTGCTCGCGGCCCGCCGCGGCGGCTGGATCGACAATGTCGTGCAGTTCGTGTCCGTGATCGGGTTCGCGATCCCCGGCTTCCTCATCGCCCTCGTGCTCGTGCTCGTCTTCGCGATCAACCTCGGGTTGTTCAAGGCGACCGGGTACGTTCCGTTCGCCTCGTCGCCGAGCGGATGGATCACATCGGTGACCCTGCCGGTCGTCGCGCTCTCGATCGGAGCCATCGCAACGGTCGCCCAGCAGGTGCGCGGGTCGGTGCTCGACGCGCTCTCGCGCGACTACGTGCGCACCCTCCGCAGCCGAGGGCTCAGCACCAACCGGGTCGTCTACAAGCACGTGCTGCGGAATGCGGGCGGGCCGGCGCTCGCCGTGCTCGCCGTGCAATTCATCGGCCTGCTCGGCGCCGCCGTCATCGTCGAGCAGATCTTCGCGCTCCCGGGCCTCGGGCAGCTCGCAGTGCAGGCCACGGGCGCCGGCGACATCCCCGTCGTCATGGGCGTCGTGATCGTCAGCGCGATCATCGTCGTCATCGTGAACCTCCTCATCGACCTCGCGCAGGCGGCCCTCAACCCGAAGGTGAGACTGTCATGACCACCGCCATCACGCCACCCAACACGATCCCCACGCCGACCGGTCGCACGTCGCTGCTGCGCCGGGTGATCCGCCGCCCGCTCGGCACGATCTCGCTCGCGTTCCTCCTCGTCGTCGCGGTCATCGCCGTGATCGGCCCGCTGATCGCCCCGTACGACCCGAACCAGGCCTCGCTGCAGCTCGTGCTCGCGCAGCCGAGTGCGGAGCATCCGCTCGGTGCCGACAGCGGCGGCCGCGACGTGCTCTCCCGCCTGCTCGCGGCGACGCAGATCAGCATCGCCGCGGCGCTCGTCGCCCTCGTCACCGCGCTCCTGATCGGTGTGATCGCGGGCCTCATCGCGGGGTACTACCGCGGCTGGTTCGACAACGTCGCGTCGTGGTTCACGGCGCTCGTCATGGCACTGCCCGGCATCGTCGTGCTGCTGGCCGCGCGAGCGGTCGTGGGCCCGTCGGTGTGGGCGGCGATGTTCATCTTCGGCATCCTGCTCGCGCCGGCGTACTTCCGGCTCGTGTACGCCGCCGTCTCGGCGGTGCGCTCCGAGCTCTACGTCGACGCGGCCCGGGTGTCGGGCCTCAGCGACCTGCGGATCATCTCGCGCCACATCCTCTCGGTCGTACGCGCGCCGATCATCATCCAGTCGGCGATCGTCGCCGGCATCGCGATCGCGATCCAGTCGGGACTCGAGTTCCTGGGCCTCGGCGATATGTCGGTGCCGACGTGGGGGTCGATGCTGAACGACGGCTTCATCAACATCTACAAGGCGCCGCTGCTCATGATGTGGCCGTCGCTCGCGATCGCCCTCACCTCCATAGCCCTGACCCTGCTCGCGAACGTCATGCGCGACGCGCTCGAGCGCACCGTGCAGGTGCGACGCCGGCGTCGCCGGGCCGTCGCCACCGCGACCGGGTCGATCGCCGCCGTGACCACGTCGATCGGGACCGTCACCGGTGGGATCGGAATCGACGCCGAAGCAGAGCCGACCATCCGTCACGCCGACGACGAACGCGCCGCGGCCCGCGCCGGCGACACGATCCTCGACGTGCGCGACCTCCGCATCGGCTACGGGCAGGACGACGGCGGCACGCTCGAGGTCGTGCACGGCGTCTCCCTCGACATCCGCCGCGGCGAGGTGCACGGCCTCATCGGGGAATCGGGCTCGGGCAAGACCCAGACCGCGTTCGCCGTGCTCGGCCTCCTGCCGCGCGGCGGCCACATCACGGGCGGTTCCGTCGACTACGAGGGCGTGCGTCTCGACACCCTGGGGGAGCGGGAGTACACCGCGATCCGCGGGCGGCGCATCGGGTACATCCCGCAGGAGCCGATGTCGAACCTCGACCCGTCGTTCACGATCGGCAGCCAGCTCGTCGAACCCCTGCGGGTGGGCCTCGGCCTCAGTAAGAAGGACGCGACCGAGAAGGCGCTCGCGCTGCTCGAGCGGGTCGGCATCCCCGATCCCAAGCGCACGTTCGCCGCCTACCCGCACGAGGTGTCGGGCGGCATGGCGCAGCGCGTGCTCATCGCCGGCGCGGTCTCGACCGACCCCGACCTCATCATCGCCGACGAGCCGACCACGGCCCTCGACGTGACGGTGCAGGCCGAGGTGCTCGACCTGCTGCGCGACCTGCAGGCGGAGCGCCAGATGGCGTTGCTCCTCGTCACGCACAACTTCGGCGTCGTCGCCGATCTCTGCGACCGGGTGTCGGTGATGCAGCACGGCCTCATCGTCGAGCACGGCCCGGTTCGTGCGATCTTCGGGCGTGCGGAGCATCCGTACACCCGTTCGCTCCTCGGCGCGATCCTCGACGAGGGC
The Agromyces albus DNA segment above includes these coding regions:
- the arfB gene encoding alternative ribosome rescue aminoacyl-tRNA hydrolase ArfB is translated as MPAAHRPGLRIGSGLTIPESELSWRFSRSSGPGGQGVNTADSRAELVWDVAGSAVLSPFQRERLLERLSSRLVDGVLTITASEHRAQLRNRNAARARLAAVVADALRPPSPSRRPTRPSRGAKERRLEAKKRRTDVKRLRRPPHD
- a CDS encoding GNAT family N-acetyltransferase encodes the protein MDSRVCIRTAGPADAIGLARLKEAWADLPSPATDAERTEFAGSLARWMQERGDSVICQVAELEGALIGMAWLIVFERVPDIRNRQRRTGDIQSVFVQPSHRARGIGSQLIRTLTVVADDLGIPRVTVSANSQALAIYQALGFVETPFLLERRARAMSSR
- a CDS encoding DUF1801 domain-containing protein, encoding MGEPKTVPTDADVHQFLDAAATARRREEGLRLAEIFGEVTGTDPVMWGPTMVGYGSFRYISRANPRTRGNWFKTGFSPRKAQLTFYGLNDLPEATALLPKLGTFTEGVSCVYAKKLDDLDLEVLRQLIAIAWSRADDPEATS
- a CDS encoding sensor histidine kinase — protein: MPWSDLVAVAVVALTTTAVVGGLALLALLMLRRTSVVVQVCVLVLAAIVSVVASMVGAANQMYLSEHDLTVAIAVSAISGVVSLVLVAVLGWLVARNSRLLSLAARRIGAGERLESAGRYSNSELNALADELVATSAKLAESREREQRIEASRRELVAWISHDLRTPLSGIRAMAEALEDGIAADPARYHRQMRMQVDQLSSMVDDLFELSKIDSDALRLSLKEVSLYDIVSDTVADLRPASQGREIRVEAPLAQELVVMADPRQLSRAIGNLLMNVIQHTPQGSPITVAVDLVDDRAMVSVIDAGGGIDEADLDRVFEPAWRGSKARTPSLEDTRSSGGAGLGLGLAIVKGIMSAHRGEVSVRNVPGGCRFDLLLPRDASIGA
- a CDS encoding response regulator transcription factor; translation: MNVPHLPPSSIGNEDLVGRRVLLVDDDPTVAEVASSYLRATGFVVEEASDGFAALEAAERVAPDLIVLDRMLPGIDGLEVFRRLRERMSTPVILLTALGSEDDRIAGLEAGADDYLSKPFSTRELVLRVQSVLRRSIGEFTPESVLEYGEFRLDPSAHVATRAGVELALTAREFDLFEFLLKHPNQVFSREELLRTVWGWTYGDLSTVTVHVRRLREKIERDPRSPVLLTTVWGVGYRFTMGGVSDAVV
- a CDS encoding TetR/AcrR family transcriptional regulator yields the protein MNKATATTGRNKPRGSYAKTGMKRAAILEAALAVFAKGGYRAGSLREMASHVGMSEAGLLHHFPNKSALLAAVLELRDEHAMEMVPFDAADPLEPIRGLITLARYNASVPGVVELYCTLSAEGTSPDHPAHDYFVGRYDLTVSRLTHNFARCAERGILRPGLRPESAARATVALMDGLQVQWLLDRDGVDMADELEVYLRGIVDLDA
- a CDS encoding ABC transporter substrate-binding protein, producing the protein MLRWRTATAAVAITAALALSSCAADTGSTQGGGGTLTLGAIVAPTTFDPAGSEWGNRAPFYQAVYDTLLLATSEGEIEPFLAESFEYNDDNTVLTLTIRDDVTFTDGSKLDADVVKQNLERFQTGTSPDAGYFAGITSVEAPDATTVVITLAAPDPAMLNYLTRDPGLIASAEALADPDSLATDPVGSGPYVLDTAATVTGTSYTYTKNPDYWNPDLQHYDTLTINVLADATAGLNAIKAGEVNGIKLASNDNLAEVEGAGWTVNANELDFQGLLLLDRAGTMSEPLSDVRVRQAINYAFDREALLTALQSDHGTVTGQVFPESSPAFDPALDERYPYDPEKAKDLLAEAGYADGFTLSMPSSTVLGSTTYTLLSQQLADIGITAEYTDPGNNFIADLLAPKFPASFMALEQNPDWQLIQFMIAPNSVFNPFKYADPQVDEYLAQIQAGDEATQAEVAKQLNEYIVEQAWFAPFYRVQNSVPTDANTSVEMMPTNVYPAIYDFQPKG
- a CDS encoding ABC transporter permease, which encodes MLPFVLRRLASGVVLVFVISVIAYALLYLGGGDIARRILGQNATDDVVAQKAADLGLDQPLLTQYFDWLTSAFGGDLGRSWFTGQLVAVSVSSRLAVTLSIVIGATIIAAIVAVVLGVLAARRGGWIDNVVQFVSVIGFAIPGFLIALVLVLVFAINLGLFKATGYVPFASSPSGWITSVTLPVVALSIGAIATVAQQVRGSVLDALSRDYVRTLRSRGLSTNRVVYKHVLRNAGGPALAVLAVQFIGLLGAAVIVEQIFALPGLGQLAVQATGAGDIPVVMGVVIVSAIIVVIVNLLIDLAQAALNPKVRLS
- a CDS encoding dipeptide/oligopeptide/nickel ABC transporter permease/ATP-binding protein, with amino-acid sequence MTTAITPPNTIPTPTGRTSLLRRVIRRPLGTISLAFLLVVAVIAVIGPLIAPYDPNQASLQLVLAQPSAEHPLGADSGGRDVLSRLLAATQISIAAALVALVTALLIGVIAGLIAGYYRGWFDNVASWFTALVMALPGIVVLLAARAVVGPSVWAAMFIFGILLAPAYFRLVYAAVSAVRSELYVDAARVSGLSDLRIISRHILSVVRAPIIIQSAIVAGIAIAIQSGLEFLGLGDMSVPTWGSMLNDGFINIYKAPLLMMWPSLAIALTSIALTLLANVMRDALERTVQVRRRRRRAVATATGSIAAVTTSIGTVTGGIGIDAEAEPTIRHADDERAAARAGDTILDVRDLRIGYGQDDGGTLEVVHGVSLDIRRGEVHGLIGESGSGKTQTAFAVLGLLPRGGHITGGSVDYEGVRLDTLGEREYTAIRGRRIGYIPQEPMSNLDPSFTIGSQLVEPLRVGLGLSKKDATEKALALLERVGIPDPKRTFAAYPHEVSGGMAQRVLIAGAVSTDPDLIIADEPTTALDVTVQAEVLDLLRDLQAERQMALLLVTHNFGVVADLCDRVSVMQHGLIVEHGPVRAIFGRAEHPYTRSLLGAILDEGPARAPLGGGIEKAGIEQAGIEQADIVKGGAR